In Mercenaria mercenaria strain notata chromosome 13, MADL_Memer_1, whole genome shotgun sequence, the DNA window TGAAGTTTGTTTACTCGGATGATACATGAATGACTCCTTTTAAATGGAAGTCAAGGGCGAATGCTTTAAAGGGATAAACtgaatttgaaataacagaccagcatggttttcattattttaagaatagctGTGGTAAAGGAGCAGTTATCCATTTTAGGTCAGGTGACGGTATGTTAAACAAAACTCTCAGAGGACAACAACGTTCGACTATTCACCAGCCTTGTCAATAGtcaaaacggggcataattttgtaaaggttcaaagtagagttatgaaacatgtgcactgcatgtcgtcAGATCATCggagtgaacaagtatgtgaagcttcaatccattcccttcagtgggtactgagatacaagcttacatataaaaacaactaaaaattgctaagtcggaaaaggggcatatttttttttagaaaaaaaaacaaaacaaaatagagttatggaacctgtgaacTGTAAGTTAGTTTagcacagtgaataagtgtgtggagtttcaattcatttcaacaagtggttaccgagataccagcttacatacaaaaacttaacaaaataagGACGCCGACGTCTACAGACgcagtgagtccaatagctctacctattcttcgaaaagtcgaactAAAAACGGAAGGTAACAAAGATTGAGGCCACTTAAACTTTTGTTAGTTCGAAAATGCCACGATCTTTCATCTGTGTCGGCgaaagttttgttgttgttgttgtttttttttttttttgagagcgagagatttcgtgttttttttatatagctGGCGGATAACAACCGACAGTCCCTTTGTAATGCTTTGTTCCTGTAGTAATGTTAGTATGGAACACATAGAAATCtaatgaattaatattttataattttattcaagatcAGAATAATCAAATCGGATAGTGTTGTCTGTAGTGATCACGTGGTGTTCTCCTAGAATATCAACCAGAAATTGCGATGCCTCCGCCGCTGGTGAGAAATTGATTCTGTGTATTCCCAAGGGTCAATGTCGCTAACTGGGACGCGCATGTCTCTAGGTACTGGTTCCAGACGAGACCCGATGGGCACTGCTGGGCAAAAGCGTTACCTTGGAGATCGCACTGTATGAACTTTGTGGGATCAGGGTGGGAGAAGAAAAGGGCGTTTGCGCTGATGGCTTGAGCAGTGCATGGGTTTTTCGTTGACAGATACCCTAAAATATACATGAATACATAAACAGTAAGTGTGTTTTAGAGTTATAACAAATCTTGCAAATCTTTCATCAGGTATGGGTCTTTGACTTGAAAGCCGCAATATAACCTGtaactgtgtcagtgtgactttgaACCCAACATAAAAGTGTGGAGAAACTTAAGAAATAGAATTCTCACTTAATATAATTGCTTTAAGTCACGCTAAAATTGACCGCCTGATCagtttttttctttagtttttaaATGATCTAGTAAAATCTATTgtgttaaaaatgataatatctttatttatcacatgtttgacgtcgcgggagtgtaataaagccattaaataaaaatggtaatacactagtgtaataaagctttgacgttgacgtcgttatAAGTATACGAGATGTTGatgaaattgacttgtttatatagtaaaagaatgtAGAATTTCTgatgttttaaaaggaaaaactaacatgtgataaaaagaaattacatttatgactttccatattgaatttattaaacttgttgaataaaattaataaaatgctcggcagagcctcgcattttattactttattcaactcgttcaataaattcaatatggaaagacactcatgtaatatcctctatgtgtATTTTATAATTATACTGTAAGTAGAAATGATAGGGACACCTAGAATGTATGAAAAATTGTGACATTTCAACTTTCAATAAAGCGCCAATACAAAAGATGTCTTTTTGACATGTTCATATTTCGTCGTTTACCTGTAAGCGTACTTGCTCCGGTACCTAGTGTTCCAGGTTGGAGAACAACACCCGAATTTGTAGGGAAAATACACGACTGTCTGTTCTGGTCCCAGGTCATCTGTGAGGGACAAGTTAGCACAATAGCATTCCCGTTCTGATCACACTGGATAAACCTTGAAAAAAGATTATCAGCTTATgattaaatatagaaaaatggaaATAAGTATACATGTTTTGTACCTCTTGTGTGACATCCCAGATAAAAAAAGAGCAGATTTTTTTATGGAGGGTTTGTAATTAATAATGATGCGAAACGCCGTCTTGATAAACAAAACCTTCATAAagattgataacatgttttggaACTCTTATGATAATTCCTGTGATTTCGCAATAgatagattattattattatgaaaatatggaTACTATTCTTTAAGATCATTGAAAGTTATGTTAATCTCAACACATAATGATAAATCATTGGAATGCAAACTGTTGGATGACATTCATTCTACAGTATCAGCAAACATTTGTTGCACAAATTATTCAGTTCTCTTTACCTTGTGTGGTCTGATGGCAGACTAAAGAAGATCCTTCCAGACTGTATGTTGATAGCAGTGCAGGGGTTGCTCACGCCGTATCCACTGAGGCTGTTTACAAGAGGTTGACTCACAATCGTCTGTGAATTACAGAACGTAAATTTATGCCTAGAGTACAtgaaaacacatttccaaaagtgatgattttttgGATATTACGAAATAAACTGTTGTCACAACCAATTTCCAGCGATCTAGCATCAGCGTTAGAATTTATAGACTCTGCAGTGGATTATGCCAGCCCCCGCCTACCCACCACCAACACAACTTGTATTGTCATCAGGTAAAGGACCGATTCTTGCTTTTCTTGACAAATTCCAATTCTTGACTTGGCATatagtttaaaaagaatatttcaagtGATACAATTCCATTTGATAGTCAATGTcacaatatttgaaatacagaaacATTTAAAAGGGAAGGAATGCCTATCCTAGGTTGAATGTGTATGAAAAACATCATCCAACAGTTCATAACAAAGAAAGAATTTATAACATCGAATTACTATCAAAACAGATGTgacattttgaaattcaagaaaatggcTAATTATTGAGGATGATATCTTAGTGTGTTGATGACATCATTTACACATTCCTCAAATacgctttaaaattaaattattttttatagtttcttGAGCTAACGCTGTAGAGCATATTTTTTTCCTTCTAGTCGGAAAAAGTATATCATTTAATTTACAGAATTAAGGAAATACAGttcaaacagaaatttaaaaatgaattaaatcttCTATTTTGTTTCAGTATTTTGCCATGACAACAAAATGACTGCCGATCAAATATCCATAACCGCCTTATTTCTtagctgattttgaaaattctctTACTgtcttaaatgatttaagaagacTTTTCTGATGGAATTAATTCAACAGTAAAACACCGTTGTCTTTCCCTTTAagtgttgaaataaaaataaatatcatttgtaGTGTAAACTACTGTAAGC includes these proteins:
- the LOC123530158 gene encoding uncharacterized protein LOC123530158, which gives rise to MKGFLQFVLLGSVYVFAQTAAVDQQDEGEYADRSVILPGPRYQNCQWQVQNNPCANNPLNKLNFPHPSDNSKFIQCGTFSRLFIIQCPTGEVYDQATTTCVKPTTIVSQPLVNSLSGYGVSNPCTAINIQSGRIFFSLPSDHTRFIQCDQNGNAIVLTCPSQMTWDQNRQSCIFPTNSGVVLQPGTLGTGASTLTGYLSTKNPCTAQAISANALFFSHPDPTKFIQCDLQGNAFAQQCPSGLVWNQYLETCASQLATLTLGNTQNQFLTSGGGIAISG